From a single Vibrio toranzoniae genomic region:
- a CDS encoding ABC transporter substrate-binding protein → MLANIKKTAIATAIIATATTGFASVATAAERSELTVHPKEYTTFVRNFNPYLGATNLHTTTDFMYEPLVVFNEMHGNTPVFRLAENFKMSDDLMSVVFDIRKGVKWSDGEAFSADDVVFSFNLVKEKPELDQSGINSWVTSVEKLNDNQVKFTLTEANSNVPYEIAKVPVVPKHIWKDVKDPSTFTNENPVGSGPFTEIDTFTAQLYIQCANPNYWDADNLDVDCLRVPQIANNDQFLGKVVNSEMDWTSSFVPDIDRTYAAASPKHHYWYPPAGTQAFIVNFKHPDAAKHEALSNVDFRRAFSMALDRQTIIDIAFYGGGTVNDFASGLGYAFEAWSDEKTHDKYKGFNTYNAEGAKKLLADAGFKDVNKDGFVDTPSGKSFELMIQSPNGWTDFNNTVQLAVEQLNEIGIKAKARTPDFSVYNQAMLEGTYDVAYTNYFHGADPYTYWNSAYNSSLQSGDGMPRFAMHFYKNDKLDGLLNSFYKTADKNKQLDIAHGIQQIIAADQVTIPVMSGAYMYQYNTTRFTGWWNEENPKGRPNIWAGIPERLLHVLDLKPVK, encoded by the coding sequence ATGCTTGCCAATATAAAAAAAACAGCAATAGCAACAGCAATTATTGCGACCGCTACAACAGGTTTTGCATCAGTAGCAACCGCTGCAGAACGCAGTGAACTGACCGTTCACCCGAAAGAGTACACTACATTCGTACGTAACTTTAACCCGTACCTTGGTGCTACTAACCTACATACTACAACTGACTTCATGTATGAGCCGCTAGTAGTATTTAACGAAATGCACGGTAACACTCCAGTGTTCCGTCTAGCTGAAAACTTCAAAATGTCAGATGATCTGATGAGCGTAGTTTTCGACATTCGTAAGGGTGTTAAATGGTCTGACGGAGAAGCTTTCTCTGCTGATGATGTTGTTTTTTCTTTCAACCTTGTAAAAGAGAAGCCAGAGCTTGACCAATCTGGTATCAACTCTTGGGTAACTTCTGTAGAAAAACTGAACGATAACCAAGTTAAGTTCACCCTAACAGAAGCAAACTCGAACGTACCTTATGAGATTGCTAAAGTACCTGTTGTACCTAAGCACATCTGGAAAGACGTTAAAGATCCATCAACGTTTACCAATGAGAATCCCGTTGGTTCTGGTCCATTTACAGAAATCGATACGTTTACAGCACAACTATACATCCAGTGTGCAAACCCGAACTACTGGGATGCAGACAACCTAGATGTTGACTGTCTACGTGTTCCACAAATTGCGAACAACGACCAATTCCTAGGTAAAGTTGTAAACAGTGAAATGGACTGGACGTCTTCTTTCGTTCCAGATATCGACCGTACATACGCAGCAGCTAGCCCTAAACACCACTACTGGTACCCGCCAGCAGGTACACAGGCATTCATCGTTAACTTCAAACACCCTGATGCTGCGAAGCATGAAGCGTTGAGCAACGTTGACTTCCGCCGTGCTTTCTCTATGGCTCTTGACCGTCAAACTATCATCGACATCGCATTCTACGGCGGCGGTACTGTGAACGATTTCGCATCGGGTCTAGGTTACGCGTTTGAAGCTTGGTCTGATGAAAAAACTCACGACAAGTACAAAGGCTTCAACACTTACAACGCTGAAGGCGCGAAAAAGCTTCTTGCTGACGCTGGCTTCAAAGATGTAAACAAAGATGGTTTTGTTGACACTCCATCTGGCAAGTCTTTCGAACTAATGATCCAATCGCCAAACGGCTGGACTGACTTCAACAACACAGTTCAACTAGCGGTAGAACAGCTAAACGAAATCGGTATTAAAGCGAAAGCTCGTACGCCAGACTTCTCAGTGTACAACCAAGCAATGCTTGAAGGCACATACGACGTAGCATACACAAACTACTTCCACGGTGCGGATCCATACACGTACTGGAACAGCGCTTACAACTCATCACTACAATCTGGTGATGGTATGCCTCGTTTCGCAATGCACTTCTACAAAAACGACAAGCTAGATGGTCTTCTAAACAGCTTCTACAAAACCGCTGATAAGAACAAGCAGCTAGATATCGCACACGGTATTCAGCAAATCATCGCTGCAGACCAAGTGACGATCCCTGTGATGTCTGGTGCTTACATGTACCAATACAACACAACTCGCTTCACTGGTTGGTGGAACGAAGAAAATCCAAAAGGCCGTCCAAACATTTGGGCTGGTATTCCAGAACGTCTACTTCATGTACTGGACCTAAAACCAGTTAAATAA
- a CDS encoding ABC transporter permease, which yields MGYFLRRLSFYFVALLVAATLNFIIPRAMPGDPVTMMFANASVQVTPERIAAMKELLGFVDGGYLVQYGAYMKNILSWELGTSIQFYPLSVNTLLGGAFGWSLFLAGTAVILSFSIGSILGIFAAWKRGSKYDAFVTPGMLILQAVPQVVIAMIALFTFAIGLKWFPTGYAYTAGTIPDWTSWAFIKDVAYHAFLPLLCASIVQIGGFLVNMRNNMINLLAEDYITMAKGKGLSENRVVFNYAARNAMLPSVTALSMSLGMAIGGQLIIEIIFNYPGLGSVLFNAINARDYQVLQGQLLIMTLFMLFFNLVADMLYVVLDPRLRKGGK from the coding sequence ATGGGTTATTTTTTAAGACGTTTGTCATTTTATTTTGTCGCGCTATTAGTTGCAGCGACGTTAAACTTTATTATTCCAAGAGCAATGCCTGGTGACCCCGTTACCATGATGTTTGCGAACGCTTCTGTACAAGTTACTCCTGAGCGTATTGCGGCAATGAAAGAACTATTAGGCTTCGTTGATGGTGGCTATTTGGTTCAATACGGCGCATACATGAAGAATATTCTAAGCTGGGAGCTTGGCACATCAATCCAGTTCTACCCACTGTCGGTAAATACATTGTTGGGTGGCGCATTCGGTTGGTCACTATTCTTAGCGGGCACCGCCGTTATTCTTTCTTTCTCGATTGGTTCAATTCTAGGTATTTTCGCAGCGTGGAAACGCGGCAGTAAATACGATGCCTTTGTTACTCCAGGGATGCTGATTCTGCAAGCCGTTCCTCAAGTTGTTATTGCGATGATTGCACTATTCACCTTCGCAATTGGCTTAAAGTGGTTCCCAACAGGCTACGCCTACACCGCAGGTACAATACCGGACTGGACAAGCTGGGCGTTCATTAAAGACGTCGCTTACCACGCTTTCTTACCTCTGCTGTGTGCTTCTATTGTTCAAATTGGTGGCTTCCTAGTCAACATGCGTAACAACATGATCAACCTACTTGCGGAAGACTACATCACGATGGCTAAGGGTAAAGGCCTTAGCGAAAACCGAGTGGTATTCAACTACGCAGCTCGTAACGCGATGCTACCAAGTGTGACAGCCCTTTCAATGTCGCTAGGTATGGCAATCGGTGGTCAGTTAATTATCGAAATCATCTTTAACTACCCAGGTCTTGGCAGTGTACTTTTCAACGCCATTAACGCTCGTGACTACCAAGTGCTGCAAGGTCAACTGCTTATCATGACGCTGTTCATGCTGTTCTTTAACCTAGTTGCAGACATGCTTTACGTTGTTCTTGACCCTCGTCTTCGTAAGGGTGGTAAATAA
- a CDS encoding ABC transporter permease has translation MKDFLKLIWRNPMALTGVIILSIFILGAIAAPLLTKHVPDKRTGNPHEYPGFVVKSAQTSPDGWIAQNLADDRRTLIMSKKADHVLGTTRMGRDVWSQVVYGARVSLAVGFGAGLTVCLLATVIGVSAGYFGGRVDDVLTAAMNIMLVIPQYPLLFVVAAFIGEAGPLTITLVIGFMSWAWGARVVRSQTLALREKEFVKAAEVLGESSFRIIFVEILPNLISIVGASFIGSVMYAIMMEATISFLGLGDPNTISWGIMLYNVQTSSSMLIGAWWELLAPCIALTLLVTGLALLNFAVDEIANPQLRSHKGMKRWKKLAAQDKEEREPELPPQNALWSGDK, from the coding sequence ATGAAAGACTTTCTAAAACTCATTTGGCGTAACCCGATGGCCCTTACTGGCGTCATCATCCTAAGTATTTTTATCCTTGGCGCGATTGCGGCTCCATTGCTCACCAAACACGTACCAGACAAACGAACAGGTAACCCGCACGAATACCCTGGCTTCGTTGTTAAGTCTGCACAAACAAGCCCTGATGGTTGGATTGCTCAAAACCTAGCAGACGACCGTCGTACATTGATTATGTCTAAAAAGGCAGATCACGTACTTGGTACAACTCGTATGGGGCGTGACGTTTGGTCACAAGTGGTATACGGCGCACGCGTATCTCTTGCGGTAGGTTTTGGTGCTGGTCTAACTGTATGTCTACTCGCAACAGTTATCGGTGTTTCTGCTGGCTACTTTGGCGGCCGTGTCGATGACGTACTGACAGCGGCTATGAACATCATGCTAGTTATCCCTCAGTATCCACTGTTGTTCGTAGTTGCAGCCTTTATTGGTGAGGCAGGGCCACTCACCATAACCTTGGTTATCGGCTTTATGTCTTGGGCTTGGGGCGCCCGGGTTGTTCGCTCCCAGACCCTAGCACTGCGTGAAAAAGAGTTTGTAAAAGCCGCTGAAGTTTTGGGTGAATCTTCATTCCGTATCATCTTCGTAGAGATTCTGCCAAACCTTATCTCTATTGTTGGTGCGAGTTTCATCGGTTCGGTGATGTACGCAATCATGATGGAAGCAACGATTTCGTTCCTAGGCCTTGGAGACCCAAACACAATCAGCTGGGGCATCATGCTTTACAACGTTCAAACCTCTTCATCAATGCTGATTGGCGCTTGGTGGGAACTATTAGCTCCTTGTATCGCACTGACACTACTCGTAACAGGTCTTGCTCTGCTTAACTTTGCTGTCGATGAAATTGCTAACCCGCAACTGCGTTCTCACAAAGGCATGAAGCGCTGGAAGAAACTAGCAGCTCAAGACAAAGAAGAACGTGAACCAGAACTACCACCACAAAATGCACTTTGGAGCGGAGATAAATAA
- a CDS encoding ABC transporter ATP-binding protein — translation MSEPLISIRNLCVDYITESGDVRACNNVSFDIAPGEVFGLAGESGCGKSTVAFSLMRLHKPPAYISGGEIIFNGENILEYSDDRMQAFRWSEMSMVFQSAMNALNPVLPMEEQFCDVIMRHTNMTREQAKQRAEGLLEIVDIHPSRLSDYPHQFSGGMRQRLVIAIALALNPKLIIMDEPTTALDVVVQREILQKIYALKKEFGFSILFITHDLSLMVEFSDRIGIMYSGELIEVANSQDILENPYHPYTKGLGSSFPPLTGPKTKLAGIPGNPLNLLEIPEGCRFQARCDRVHETCTKVPTKLRSIEPGHLSNCHLYGDPIVQRKL, via the coding sequence ATGTCTGAACCACTAATTTCTATCCGCAACTTATGCGTGGATTACATCACCGAATCAGGCGATGTTCGCGCTTGCAACAACGTCAGTTTCGATATCGCTCCGGGTGAGGTATTCGGCCTAGCCGGTGAATCTGGCTGTGGTAAATCAACGGTTGCTTTCTCTCTTATGCGTCTTCATAAGCCGCCCGCTTACATCAGTGGTGGTGAGATTATCTTCAACGGGGAGAATATCCTTGAATACAGTGATGACCGTATGCAAGCGTTTCGTTGGAGCGAGATGTCGATGGTATTCCAGAGTGCGATGAACGCACTCAATCCAGTACTACCGATGGAAGAGCAGTTCTGTGACGTAATCATGCGTCACACCAATATGACTCGTGAACAAGCGAAGCAACGTGCTGAAGGTCTACTTGAAATCGTCGATATTCACCCGAGCCGATTGAGTGACTACCCTCACCAATTCTCTGGTGGCATGCGTCAACGTTTGGTTATTGCTATCGCTCTAGCCCTGAATCCGAAGCTGATCATTATGGATGAGCCAACAACAGCACTTGATGTAGTTGTGCAACGCGAAATCCTACAAAAGATCTATGCGCTGAAAAAAGAATTTGGCTTCTCGATTCTGTTCATTACCCATGACTTGTCATTGATGGTCGAGTTCTCTGACCGCATCGGCATCATGTACTCAGGTGAGCTGATCGAGGTAGCTAACTCTCAAGATATTCTAGAAAACCCTTACCACCCTTACACCAAAGGGCTGGGAAGTTCTTTCCCTCCACTAACAGGGCCGAAGACAAAATTAGCGGGTATTCCGGGCAACCCTCTGAACCTATTAGAGATTCCTGAAGGGTGTCGTTTCCAAGCTCGTTGTGACCGTGTACATGAAACCTGTACTAAGGTGCCAACCAAGCTGCGTTCTATCGAACCGGGACATTTGTCTAACTGCCACCTGTACGGCGACCCAATAGTACAAAGGAAGCTATAG
- a CDS encoding ABC transporter ATP-binding protein, with protein MSKDFGQLLVEGKNVVKDFPISSTTIQTPMMRAINDVSFKMYKSRGLAVVGESGSGKSTTAKMIAKMYAPSGGTIEYKGRDIQEISSRKDLMHYREGVQMVWQDPFGSLNPTHNIFHHIARPLLIHKKVTPGNKRELEERVYDLLEQVGLIPPKETAKKYPHQLSGGQRQRVNLARNIAVGAEVVLADEPTSMLDVSIRAGVLNLMEEMKFEKQMSLLYITHDIATARYIAEDLSVMYVGHMVEWGDTDDVIANPQHPYTQLLVSAVPDPKKSIHEQLAGNKGEIPLWTPVSAGCPFAGRCTHAMDKCKERLPSVTQLADNHFVRCYLHES; from the coding sequence ATGAGCAAAGATTTCGGTCAATTATTGGTAGAAGGTAAGAATGTCGTAAAAGACTTCCCAATAAGCAGTACCACCATTCAAACCCCGATGATGCGTGCGATCAACGACGTATCATTCAAGATGTACAAAAGCCGCGGCCTAGCAGTGGTTGGTGAGTCTGGTTCAGGTAAATCAACAACAGCAAAAATGATCGCAAAGATGTACGCGCCTTCAGGCGGTACGATTGAATACAAAGGGCGCGACATCCAAGAGATCTCAAGCAGAAAAGATCTTATGCATTACCGTGAAGGTGTGCAGATGGTATGGCAAGACCCGTTTGGTTCACTCAACCCAACACACAATATCTTTCACCACATCGCTCGACCACTGTTGATTCACAAGAAAGTGACTCCGGGTAATAAGAGAGAACTAGAAGAACGTGTTTACGATCTTTTAGAGCAAGTGGGTCTGATCCCACCGAAAGAAACAGCAAAAAAATACCCTCACCAACTGTCTGGCGGTCAACGTCAGCGTGTCAACCTAGCACGTAATATCGCGGTTGGTGCTGAGGTTGTTCTCGCAGATGAACCAACCTCAATGCTAGACGTTTCTATTCGTGCTGGTGTTTTGAACTTGATGGAAGAGATGAAATTTGAGAAGCAAATGTCACTGCTTTACATCACTCACGACATCGCAACGGCTCGTTACATCGCTGAAGACCTTTCAGTGATGTATGTCGGCCATATGGTGGAATGGGGCGATACCGATGACGTTATTGCTAACCCTCAGCACCCTTACACTCAACTACTGGTTTCTGCGGTTCCAGATCCTAAGAAATCGATCCACGAGCAACTAGCGGGTAACAAAGGGGAGATTCCACTTTGGACTCCAGTATCCGCCGGCTGCCCTTTTGCAGGCCGTTGTACTCACGCAATGGACAAGTGTAAAGAGCGGCTACCTAGTGTAACTCAATTAGCCGATAACCACTTTGTTCGTTGTTACCTGCACGAAAGCTAA
- a CDS encoding glycoside hydrolase family 9 protein, protein MLLLTNHIGYESSAPKQAILQTKKTRLSSTTALLVCADNHITVGNFDVVKQGHVANWHQGQFFTIDFSSFTESGRYYLRFDNLRSEVFEIGNNLLMNHTFSDVLHYFKSQRCGGTFDKKDRQAQILGTDRYVDVHGGWYDASGDVSKYFSHLSYGNYLNPQQIPMVVWNMLKSVRLTSDNPDFPKFSMTRLTEEALFGADFLVRMQDAAGYFYMTVFDKWSKDINQRDICAYATQEGHKSTDLQAGYRQGGGVAIAALAAASELEVSSSYSSQTYLDTATKGYWHLKEYNLQYLNDGEENIIDEYCALLAANELYRVTQDEQYLSEARTWATRLISRQQSDDSFEHFWSANADGSRPYFHAAEAGLPVIALCEYIDNETDTELKERARIVVEQACQFEINITDKVTNPFGYPRQYVKNVDGDKRDAFFVAQKNETGYWWQGENARLGSIATMAYLVQPHIQDSELQKRLIQLSQNSLDWILGLNPYHMCMLDGHGHNNPDYLPQLGFFNAKGGICNGITAGFEDDQDIAFNPPAQKDDMLQNWRWGEQWIPHGAWYLLATAAQFNFLAQRKEQ, encoded by the coding sequence ATGCTGTTATTGACCAACCATATTGGCTACGAATCTTCGGCTCCCAAGCAGGCGATCTTACAGACTAAGAAAACTCGCTTATCGAGCACGACTGCACTTTTGGTGTGTGCCGACAACCATATTACTGTGGGCAACTTTGATGTTGTAAAACAAGGCCATGTAGCAAATTGGCATCAAGGGCAATTCTTCACCATCGATTTCAGTTCATTTACCGAATCCGGTCGCTACTACCTGCGCTTTGATAACCTACGTTCGGAAGTGTTTGAGATTGGCAACAACCTACTAATGAACCACACATTTTCTGATGTGCTTCATTACTTCAAGTCACAACGTTGTGGCGGCACTTTTGACAAGAAAGATCGACAAGCACAAATTCTCGGCACCGACAGATACGTCGATGTCCATGGTGGCTGGTACGATGCATCAGGTGATGTAAGTAAGTATTTCAGCCACTTGTCTTACGGCAACTACCTCAACCCACAACAGATTCCTATGGTTGTTTGGAACATGCTCAAAAGCGTGCGCTTAACCAGCGACAATCCAGACTTCCCTAAATTCTCTATGACTCGCCTAACAGAAGAAGCGCTATTCGGAGCTGATTTCTTAGTTCGTATGCAAGACGCGGCTGGATACTTCTACATGACAGTATTCGACAAGTGGAGTAAAGACATCAACCAACGCGACATCTGCGCGTACGCCACTCAAGAAGGCCATAAATCAACAGACTTACAAGCAGGCTACCGACAAGGGGGTGGTGTTGCTATTGCGGCACTCGCAGCGGCTTCTGAACTTGAAGTTTCAAGCAGTTACTCTAGCCAAACCTATCTTGATACCGCAACCAAAGGTTACTGGCATCTCAAAGAGTACAACCTCCAATACCTAAACGATGGTGAAGAAAACATCATCGATGAGTATTGCGCCCTACTCGCAGCCAATGAGCTGTACCGAGTAACACAAGACGAACAATACCTTTCAGAAGCAAGAACTTGGGCGACTCGTTTAATCTCTCGTCAACAGTCAGATGATTCATTTGAGCACTTCTGGTCAGCTAATGCTGATGGCTCTCGCCCATACTTTCATGCAGCTGAAGCCGGCCTTCCAGTAATTGCCCTGTGCGAATACATCGACAATGAAACCGATACGGAGCTGAAAGAACGAGCTCGCATTGTTGTTGAACAAGCGTGTCAGTTCGAAATCAACATCACCGATAAAGTAACCAACCCATTTGGCTACCCAAGACAGTACGTTAAAAATGTTGATGGTGATAAGCGCGATGCTTTCTTCGTCGCTCAGAAAAATGAAACAGGCTACTGGTGGCAAGGCGAGAACGCACGTCTTGGTTCGATCGCAACCATGGCGTACTTAGTTCAACCACATATTCAAGATAGCGAACTGCAAAAGCGTTTAATCCAACTTTCACAGAACAGCCTAGATTGGATCTTGGGTCTCAACCCATACCACATGTGCATGCTTGATGGTCATGGTCATAACAACCCTGACTACCTGCCGCAGCTTGGTTTTTTCAATGCGAAAGGTGGTATCTGTAATGGCATCACAGCTGGCTTTGAAGATGATCAAGACATTGCATTCAATCCACCAGCGCAAAAAGATGACATGCTCCAAAACTGGCGCTGGGGCGAACAATGGATCCCTCACGGCGCGTGGTACTTACTGGCAACCGCTGCGCAATTCAATTTCCTAGCACAACGTAAGGAGCAATAA
- a CDS encoding N-acetylglucosamine kinase, producing MTLYYVGIDGGGTSCRARIRDDQGTLIGEAKSGSANILLGVDVAMRSIVDAITQAAQQGQLDSTHFSNMHVGLALAGAEQKSAWFDFMAQPHPFASMTLNTDAYGACIGAHNGQNGAIMIGGTGSCGIYLQDGEQHVVGGREFPISDQGGGAVMGLRLIQQVLLAEDGIRSKTPLTQHVMHHFNNDVDAIVEWSKGAIPKDYGQFSPVIFQLANEGDELAIEMLKQTAADIEMFVLALHRKGADKVCLMGSIAERILNWLSPPVQQWIVKPQFDAIEGALMFAGKPQHNLYQQA from the coding sequence ATGACTCTTTACTACGTAGGTATTGATGGTGGCGGCACTTCTTGTCGTGCGCGTATTCGCGATGACCAAGGCACACTCATTGGTGAAGCGAAAAGCGGCAGCGCTAACATCCTTTTGGGTGTTGATGTTGCGATGAGATCGATTGTTGATGCGATTACTCAAGCGGCGCAGCAAGGGCAACTCGACTCAACTCATTTTTCCAATATGCATGTCGGCCTTGCACTGGCTGGTGCTGAGCAAAAATCGGCATGGTTCGACTTCATGGCTCAACCACACCCTTTCGCCAGTATGACGCTCAACACTGACGCTTACGGTGCTTGTATTGGCGCTCACAATGGCCAAAACGGCGCGATCATGATTGGTGGCACGGGCTCATGCGGCATCTACCTACAAGATGGTGAGCAGCACGTCGTTGGTGGTCGTGAATTCCCAATTTCCGACCAAGGTGGCGGCGCTGTAATGGGCCTTCGCTTGATTCAACAAGTTCTGCTTGCTGAAGATGGCATTCGTAGCAAAACCCCACTCACTCAGCATGTTATGCATCACTTTAATAATGATGTCGATGCCATTGTGGAGTGGTCAAAAGGCGCAATTCCAAAGGATTACGGTCAATTCTCGCCAGTAATTTTTCAACTGGCGAATGAAGGTGACGAACTGGCTATCGAGATGCTCAAGCAAACCGCAGCGGATATCGAAATGTTTGTACTAGCACTGCATCGTAAAGGTGCGGACAAGGTATGCCTGATGGGAAGTATCGCAGAGCGAATTCTCAATTGGCTATCACCACCAGTACAGCAATGGATCGTTAAACCTCAATTCGACGCTATCGAAGGCGCATTGATGTTTGCCGGAAAACCACAACACAACTTGTATCAACAGGCTTAG
- a CDS encoding beta-N-acetylhexosaminidase: MNYRIDLAVLSEQKNNCRLGLTVHNLSDLDVTDWSLHFAFDRFILPESLSQGELTQVGSFCSFKPSSSVLKANNHYYLEFSIQSAPFRFYSDGLNDAFIQSNSKGEASVLPVAISPIVLASPYSERSQLPAVSASRLALIPRPNKLKVDQGHFELNSNCKVEIKSHLADNAVTWLEQELLSTFDLSLTTKNSGNILFRNNPTLDEAKYKLNITSQHINIESGSQSGFIHAVASLIQLVEPSSNTRFSLPCCQIVDEPRFKYRGMMLDCARHFHSVDQVKRLINQLAHYKFNVFHWHLTDDEGWRIEIKSLPQLTEVGAWRGPNHALEPQYTHIAENYGGFYTQQQIREVIEYAEQRSITVIPEIDIPGHCRAAIKSLPDMLVEQADTTQYKSIQHYNDNVLNPGLPGTYQFLDAVIEEVAELFPSELIHMGADEVPPGVWTNSPAAQALMKEHQYQDSKDLQGHLFRYAESKLKQLGKRMVGWEEAQHGDKVSKETIIYSWLSEEAAVNCARQGFDVVLQPAQFTYLDMTQDYAPEEPGVDWAAVIPLEQAYTYEALAEISDTDPIRKRICGIQCALWCEVITNQQRMDYMVFPRISALAEGCWTHKNNREWLDYLSRLKGHLPLLDRLNVDYRNPWKAE; encoded by the coding sequence ATGAATTATCGCATCGACTTAGCTGTTCTTTCTGAACAAAAAAACAACTGCCGATTGGGCCTTACGGTACATAACTTAAGTGATCTTGACGTGACAGATTGGTCACTGCATTTTGCCTTTGACCGATTCATCCTTCCTGAGAGTTTATCGCAAGGTGAACTGACTCAAGTTGGCAGCTTCTGCTCGTTCAAACCAAGTTCGTCAGTATTAAAGGCCAATAACCATTACTACCTTGAATTCAGTATTCAAAGCGCACCATTCCGCTTCTATTCGGATGGCTTGAATGATGCCTTTATTCAATCGAACTCAAAGGGAGAAGCCTCTGTTCTGCCGGTGGCTATTTCTCCGATAGTGCTAGCATCTCCTTATAGTGAACGTAGTCAACTTCCAGCAGTAAGCGCTTCAAGGCTAGCTCTCATCCCCCGTCCAAACAAGCTCAAGGTTGATCAAGGTCATTTTGAACTAAACAGCAATTGTAAAGTTGAGATTAAATCTCACCTTGCAGACAACGCCGTGACTTGGTTAGAACAAGAGTTGCTCTCTACCTTTGATTTATCCCTAACTACCAAGAATAGCGGCAATATTCTATTTCGTAATAATCCAACTTTAGATGAAGCCAAGTACAAACTAAATATCACCTCACAACACATTAATATTGAGTCTGGTAGCCAGTCTGGCTTTATCCATGCCGTCGCTAGCTTAATACAATTAGTTGAGCCGTCGAGTAATACTCGTTTTTCTCTTCCATGCTGCCAAATTGTAGATGAGCCACGCTTTAAGTATCGCGGCATGATGTTGGATTGTGCTCGCCACTTCCATTCAGTAGATCAAGTGAAGCGTCTAATCAACCAATTGGCGCACTACAAGTTCAACGTTTTTCACTGGCACCTAACCGATGATGAAGGCTGGAGAATTGAGATAAAGAGCCTACCTCAGCTAACTGAAGTTGGTGCTTGGCGTGGTCCTAACCATGCACTGGAACCGCAATACACCCATATTGCGGAAAACTACGGCGGCTTCTACACGCAGCAACAGATTCGCGAAGTTATTGAATACGCAGAACAGCGTAGCATCACGGTTATCCCTGAAATCGATATCCCGGGACACTGTCGCGCCGCGATCAAATCACTGCCAGATATGCTGGTAGAGCAAGCTGATACCACTCAATACAAGAGCATTCAGCACTACAACGACAATGTGCTAAACCCAGGCTTGCCAGGCACTTACCAATTCTTAGATGCGGTTATTGAAGAAGTCGCAGAGCTGTTCCCAAGTGAATTAATTCACATGGGCGCAGACGAAGTACCACCGGGCGTGTGGACCAACAGCCCTGCAGCTCAAGCGTTGATGAAAGAACATCAATATCAAGACAGCAAAGACCTGCAAGGGCACCTATTCCGCTACGCTGAAAGCAAACTCAAGCAACTCGGCAAGCGCATGGTGGGCTGGGAAGAGGCGCAACACGGCGACAAGGTGAGCAAAGAGACCATCATCTACTCGTGGCTTAGCGAAGAAGCCGCTGTGAACTGTGCTCGCCAAGGCTTTGATGTGGTTCTGCAACCCGCACAATTTACTTATCTCGACATGACCCAAGATTATGCACCGGAAGAGCCGGGTGTAGATTGGGCGGCTGTGATTCCATTAGAACAAGCTTATACCTATGAAGCGCTTGCTGAGATATCTGACACCGATCCAATTCGTAAGCGGATATGTGGAATTCAGTGTGCTCTATGGTGTGAAGTCATCACCAACCAACAGCGTATGGATTACATGGTATTCCCAAGAATTAGCGCTTTAGCTGAAGGATGTTGGACACATAAAAACAACCGAGAGTGGCTAGATTACCTGTCTCGCCTAAAGGGTCACTTGCCACTACTCGACAGGCTCAATGTTGACTATCGCAACCCTTGGAAAGCTGAATAA